The following proteins are co-located in the Eriocheir sinensis breed Jianghai 21 chromosome 34, ASM2467909v1, whole genome shotgun sequence genome:
- the LOC127007187 gene encoding uncharacterized protein LOC127007187, translating to MDVRRSQRVKKGKKTPSGTVTTQSPLLVSEDRHEGPKVPSEPLRMEAEDTHTIDDEAKEDENYVVKIETAEEYEEQVDDDFDEEMKVDIKEEDLHFEEDSYLTRYQIPHTKKENDPDAVHTQEQGEPHPDSAEHLRQDPTPQHSHRWHEMPRRRTTPMPTQGPQASQDSQDTQPAEPEERSEPAEELLPEVSLSNIEHQDIAGLSDTVQPKKRYRLSKKEISDYKFTQEQKGQIAEFVKEHPTLYDKRDKQWSNPRAKEELWRELAREFENCTFHQIRKYFEARRTDFGKIEKENKSGAAARQRTTREEEVMSMWGFLGGHISHEPTIPSEQFSPAPDGATPTMEIGGESSSGDMSGLSVTSIQRRKRLLKQRRTERGERRVGT from the exons ATGGATGTCAGGCGGTCACAACGTgtaaagaaaggcaagaaaactCCCTCAGGCACAGTCACCACACAGAGCCCTCTCCTGGTCAGTGAGGATAGACATGAGGGACCTAAAGTGCCGTCAGAACCCTTAAGGATGGAGGCAGAAGACACCCACACTATTGACGACGAAGCCAAGGAGGATGA AAATTATGTAGTCAAGATAGAAACAGCAGAAGAGTACGAAGAGCAGGTTGATGATGACTTTGATGAAGAGATGAAGGTTGATATCAAGGAGGAAGACCTACATTTCGAAGAAGACAGTTATCTAACAAG GTACCAGATACCACACACCAAGAAAGAGAATGACCCGGATGCTGTACATACTCAGGAACAAGGTGAACCACATCCAGACTCTGCTGAACATCTGCGTCAGGATCCAACCCCACAGCATAGCCATAGATGGCATGAG ATGCCTCGTAGGCGGACCACCCCTATGCCCACTCAGGGGCCCCAGGCAAGCCAGGATTCCCAGGACACCCAGCCTGCAGAACCGGAGGAGAGGTCTGAACCCGCGGAAGAGCTGCTCCCTGAGGTCAGCCTATCCAACATCGAGCATCAGGACATCGCAGGCCTGAGTGATACCGTGCAGCCCAAGAAACGATACCGCCTCAGTAAGAAGGAAATATCAGACTACAAGTTTACGCAAGAGCAGAAGGGGCAGATCGCCGAATTCGTCAAGGAACACCCTACTTTATACGACAAGCGGGACAAGCAATGGTCGAATCCAAGGGCGAAGGAGGAACTTTGGAGGGAACTGGCACGGGAATTCGAAAACTGTACCTTTCATCAAATACGCAAATATTTCGAGGCACGGCGAACCGACTtcggaaaaatagagaaggagaacaagagcgGGGCGGCAGCACGACAACGAACAACACGGGAGGAAGAAGTAATGTCAATGTGGGGATTCCTGGGCGGTCACATCAGCCACGAACCAACAATACCAAGCGAGCAGTTCTCACCTGCACCTGACGGCGCCACACCAACAATGGAAATAGGCGGAGAATCATCCAGTGGTGACATGTCGGGCCTCTCTGTAACTTCGATTCAGCGGAGGAAGCGACTGCTGAAGCAGAGGAGGACCGAGAGAGGGGAGCGACGTGTTGGCACCTGA
- the LOC127006992 gene encoding uncharacterized protein LOC127006992 produces MLPCCLTHATRFSLLPSVERLPTSRGKDSVLKGNTMNWSREKTIEFIEEYRKLSVLWDVRLQEYKNNQAKLDALRGLAEKYNCDVEMLKKKIKNLRTAFRREHKRLTQKKSGSSPIKTGKWFAYELLLFLLDVDTPRPGYSSQAEPQTEQSPCIEDEPGGDDPTETLGTSSTLNAEAPEASQEAEKGDSNDDGKEASNKRRGQSWKRKTVDDERAEEAYQILKDSVKRDDCSIYAEHVACEIRKLDPKAQAIVKHLINNILFEAAMGKYDSGDRSHRFGLPPAHPFHTSASSSHHNPIASDSSASTPRHSFYSDSSTPDYDHGASTSISKSPSIFAQLGNQSHQESVVTPASQGFVAQSDNEYHPHFVQTDKEPEQHHNETDVDGSLKSLDILGNISEFVE; encoded by the exons ATGTTGCCGTGTTGCCTGACGCATGCGACAAGATTTAGCCTGTTGCCTAGTGTTGAACGCCTTCCCACCAGTCGCGGGAAGGATTCCGTGTTGAAAGGCAACACGATGAATTGGTCACGAGAAAAAACCATAGAATTCATAGAAGAGTATAGAAAACTTTCAGTTCTGTGGGATGTACGCTTGCAAGAGTACAAGAATAATCAGGCTAAATTAGATGCACTGCGGGGATTAGCTGAGAAATACAATTGTGACGTGGAGATGctgaagaaaaagatcaagaATTTGCGTACAGCTTTTCGCCGGGAACATAAACGCCTAACCCAAAAAAAATCTGGATCTTCTCCCATCAAGACAGGCAAGTGGTTTGCTTATGAACTGCTTTTGTTCCTCCTGGACGTGGACACCCCAAGGCCTGGCTACTCATCTCAAGCTGAACCTCAGACTGAGCAATCACCATGCATTGAG gatGAACCTGGAGGGGATGATCCTACTGAAACACTGGGAACGTCATCGACTCTGAATGCAGAAGCTCCTGAAGCTTCACAGGAAGCTGAGAAAGGCGACAGTAATGACGATGGCAAAGAGGCAAGCAACAAAAGAAGAGGACAGAGCTGGAAAAGAAAAACTGTTGATGATGAACGAGCTGAAGAGGCATACCAGATTTTGAAAGATAGTGTGAAAAGGGATGACTGTTCTATTTATGCTGAACATGTTGCATGTGAAATTCGGAAACTTGATCCAAAGGCCCAGGCAATTGTGAAACACTTAATTAACAACATCTTATTCGAAGCTGCTATGGGGAAATACGACAGTGGTGATCGCTCTCATCGATTTGGTTTGCCTCCAGCGCATCCTTTTCATACCAGTGCCTCTTCATCCCATCATAACCCCATTGCCTCTGATTCTTCTGCCTCTACTCCCCGCCACTCTTTCTACAGTGACTCCTCTACCCCTGACTATGACCATGGGGCATCAACATCAATCTCGAAATCGCCATCAATATTTGCTCAACTAGGAAATCAGTCACACCAAGAATCTGTTGTAACACCAGCTTCACAAGGATTTGTTGCTCAGTCAGATAATGAATATCATCCACATTTTGTTCAGACAGATAAAGAACCTGAGCAACACCATAATGAAACAGACGTGGATGGGTCCTTGAAATCACTGGATATTTTGGGAAATATTTCAGAATTTGTAGAATAA